The nucleotide window CTGTCCACATCCTTTTCTGAATTCATCCTTCCGAGGCTAAGCCTCAGTGACCCGTGAACGATTTCGTGCGGGACTCCGCAAGCCGTAAGCACATGTGAAGGTTCGAGAGAAGAAGAGTTACATGCACTCCCAGTAGACGCAAAAATTCCTTTTGCGTTCAATAACAGCAAAAGTGATTCACCCTCTATGTATTCGAACGTAACATTTACGTTATTTGCAAGCCTCTCTATGGGATGCCCGTTGAGGTGAGCTTTCGGGATTTTCAAAAAACCTTCAATAAGGCGCTCTTTCAACTCAAGCAGAATTTTATTTGATTCTTCAATTTCGGCTGTTGCAAGCTCTATGGCTTTTCCAAGGCCTACAATAGCAGGGACATTTTCAGTTCCGGCTCTTCGCTTTCTTTCCTGAGCCCCGCCGTGAAGAAGAGTATCGATTTTTGTCCCTTTTCGAATGTAGAGGGCTCCGCAGCCTTTTGGGCCTTCGAATTTATGACCTGAAAGTGACAGAAGGTCAATATTCATTTTATTGACATCGATAGGAATATGGCCTATTGCCTGCACGGCATCCGTATGGAAATAGATTCGGTTCTCTTTAGCGATTTTTCCTATTTCCTCTACAGGCTGGATTGTCCCTATTTCGTTGTTTGCAAGCATTATGGAAATAAGGATGGTATCGTCTCGAATCGCCTTCTTCACTTCCTCAGGGGATACCATTCCGTATTTGTCTACAGGCAGGTATGTTACCTCAAAGCCCTGCCCTTCCAGCCAGGCACAGGTGTGCAGGACTGCATGGTGCTCGATAGAAGAGGTGATTATGTGTTTTCCTTTACTCCGGTTTGCAAAGGCTATTCCCTTGATTGCCCAGTTATCGGATTCAGTGCCTCCTGATGTGAAATAAATCTCGTTTTCTTCAGCCCCGAGAGCATTGGCAACCTTTTTTCTCGCTTTGTCTATTGCGTGTTTTGAGATTTTTCCGATCTCATAAATCGAAGAAGGGTTTCCGAAATTCTCAGTCATGTAAGGAAGCATCTCTTCGACAACTTCTTTTCTTACAGGAGTTGTAGCTGAGTTGTCCATGTAAATGGTCTTTTTTTCAGTGGTCACACTCACACCTTCACAATCGTGAATAACCAATAACAATTGTGAATATATAAGTTTTATCGTAAGATACCAGGAAAAAATTATAGATATACAGGAAGAGTCAAGGAACCTATAATATAGACAGGAGGAATCCAGGAGCTTACAGACAGGAGTAATCCAGGAGCCTACAGACAGGAGAAACCCTGGAATCCTTTCAGAAACTCTTTTGAATTGTTTCAGAAACTTTTTAAATTGTTAAAAATCAAGCCATTTTTCTCTGAGCTTTATTTCTCATAGAGCTGTCTGAGGATCTCATTATTGTTTTTTCCAATGATAACAATTTATATGTATGCCAGACATATTCGTTTTCAATTGTGAAATTTCAAAAATTGTAATATCTTAATAAGTGATGGTAATTATGGAAACTCCGTGTCAGAAGATTGTGTGGGATCTGGTCCCCGCAATAAGGGCCAGTCTTGCAATCGAACTCGTAAAAAAAGGACAGTCACAGGCAGCATCTGCAAAGTTGCTGGAGATTGCCCCATCGGCAGTTTCCCAGTATATTTCGGGAAAAAGAGGATACAGAATCGAGTTTCAGGGCGAAACTAAAGAATTGATTGAAAAGCTTGCTCAGGACCTGATTGAGAACAGAGTTGATGACTTTGTAGCGAGAATCTGTGAGATCT belongs to Methanosarcina barkeri 3 and includes:
- a CDS encoding transcriptional regulator, encoding METPCQKIVWDLVPAIRASLAIELVKKGQSQAASAKLLEIAPSAVSQYISGKRGYRIEFQGETKELIEKLAQDLIENRVDDFVARICEICVSARGIENRCNNGCGQEEHAEDETEDKT
- the nifS gene encoding cysteine desulfurase NifS; its protein translation is MDNSATTPVRKEVVEEMLPYMTENFGNPSSIYEIGKISKHAIDKARKKVANALGAEENEIYFTSGGTESDNWAIKGIAFANRSKGKHIITSSIEHHAVLHTCAWLEGQGFEVTYLPVDKYGMVSPEEVKKAIRDDTILISIMLANNEIGTIQPVEEIGKIAKENRIYFHTDAVQAIGHIPIDVNKMNIDLLSLSGHKFEGPKGCGALYIRKGTKIDTLLHGGAQERKRRAGTENVPAIVGLGKAIELATAEIEESNKILLELKERLIEGFLKIPKAHLNGHPIERLANNVNVTFEYIEGESLLLLLNAKGIFASTGSACNSSSLEPSHVLTACGVPHEIVHGSLRLSLGRMNSEKDVDRVLEAVPEIVQKLRNMSPLTPKDYRTI